One region of Lactobacillus johnsonii genomic DNA includes:
- a CDS encoding ArpU family transcriptional regulator, giving the protein MEQKNTDLGLDMDMDKTSGRVIGFLKYTFPGYVKGAALSLDDLSGQPFTGMPASHSATNSQERKLEKAWEKVERNELRAVTVYQTILLCQKSPTYPYQQILLNKFVKKMPDWKIQPIVGYSNSQYYSKRKAALCEFAELLNSKKTKNGCLDIPDLIIKKEEEKPKKNAPEKSKSYDYRTVSGHLSD; this is encoded by the coding sequence GTGGAACAGAAAAATACAGACTTAGGACTTGATATGGATATGGATAAGACTTCCGGCAGAGTTATTGGATTTCTAAAGTACACGTTTCCAGGGTATGTGAAGGGCGCTGCACTTAGTTTGGACGATTTATCCGGTCAACCCTTTACAGGAATGCCTGCATCTCATAGTGCCACTAACTCACAAGAGCGTAAGCTAGAAAAAGCATGGGAGAAAGTAGAGCGCAACGAGCTAAGAGCAGTAACTGTTTATCAGACTATTCTTTTATGTCAAAAGAGTCCCACGTATCCATATCAGCAAATTTTACTTAATAAGTTTGTCAAAAAGATGCCTGATTGGAAGATACAACCAATTGTGGGCTATTCTAACAGCCAGTATTACTCTAAGCGTAAGGCAGCACTATGCGAGTTTGCAGAGTTGCTGAACTCCAAAAAGACCAAGAATGGTTGCTTAGACATACCTGACTTGATCATCAAAAAAGAAGAAGAAAAGCCTAAAAAGAATGCTCCAGAAAAAAGTAAATCGTACGATTATCGTACAGTTTCCGGACACTTATCGGATTGA
- a CDS encoding DUF1351 domain-containing protein, translating into MNKINKAKQELITFENNDFSLEYQPAKINFQNMNKLKKLVEEKAEGWNNYVVTPESYEADKKTRAELNRLKKLLDDERKRTVKVIANQVIEFDKNMKVLATIPKDAADHIGKGIKDIDNQARKDKHQINLQKLGELAISYDLPLQSIDYQDNWDNKSISWPKIEKDARERFEIALQQRKNKQEIIKMIIEKAKSFTAPVVNPNPYIELLKIKDATEVINQMEKDHAYSVQLTAEHSLNGSKNSTYTILEDGTAVDEKTGELVSNLTSVGLKFTDKTSKIAELSKYIKQKQINYEVIEEERTSK; encoded by the coding sequence ATGAATAAGATTAACAAAGCCAAACAAGAATTAATTACGTTTGAAAATAATGATTTTTCTTTAGAATATCAACCAGCAAAAATTAATTTTCAAAATATGAATAAACTAAAAAAATTAGTAGAAGAAAAGGCAGAAGGTTGGAATAACTACGTTGTTACTCCTGAATCTTATGAAGCAGATAAAAAGACTAGAGCTGAACTTAACCGATTAAAAAAGCTATTAGATGATGAAAGAAAAAGAACTGTAAAAGTTATTGCCAATCAAGTAATTGAATTTGATAAGAATATGAAAGTTCTAGCGACCATTCCCAAAGATGCTGCCGATCATATTGGTAAGGGGATCAAAGATATTGATAATCAGGCTAGAAAAGATAAGCATCAGATTAATCTTCAAAAACTAGGTGAATTAGCTATTTCATATGATTTACCATTACAATCTATTGACTATCAAGACAATTGGGATAATAAGTCTATCTCTTGGCCAAAAATAGAAAAAGATGCAAGAGAACGCTTTGAAATTGCTCTTCAGCAAAGAAAAAATAAACAAGAGATTATTAAGATGATTATTGAAAAGGCTAAATCTTTTACTGCTCCAGTTGTTAACCCTAATCCTTATATTGAATTATTAAAGATTAAAGATGCTACAGAAGTTATCAATCAAATGGAAAAGGATCATGCATACTCTGTTCAGTTAACTGCTGAACACTCATTAAATGGCTCTAAAAATAGTACTTATACCATTTTGGAAGATGGCACAGCTGTTGATGAAAAGACAGGTGAATTAGTAAGTAATTTAACCAGTGTTGGTCTTAAATTTACCGATAAGACTTCTAAGATTGCAGAATTATCGAAGTATATCAAACAAAAGCAAATTAACTATGAAGTAATTGAAGAAGAAAGGACAAGTAAGTAA
- a CDS encoding terminase, translating to MTALNAEISPNSIVLSMDTLASRKDDSGKTVPSYFTQKFEYYLFTQSILCGTGDFSIIRIAMDKARSILSKEVKTFSLIIRDFLKNNIEKVNTDTTIYIFGFDEDLNTHAYALRSTDRFDMQEIASYSNPNWILKPKCEEAIDYLLNGDSNNKIHIFKELMKIEKNIDDKKIENKVGIGGQNILIDLVVKDGKILSITNIIDEFEDYDKQYKFCLDNL from the coding sequence ATGACTGCTTTAAATGCCGAAATTAGTCCTAATAGTATTGTTTTATCTATGGATACTTTAGCGTCGAGAAAAGATGACAGTGGAAAAACTGTTCCATCTTACTTTACTCAAAAATTTGAATATTATCTTTTTACTCAAAGTATACTGTGTGGAACTGGGGACTTTTCAATTATTAGAATAGCTATGGATAAGGCTAGATCAATTTTATCGAAAGAGGTTAAAACATTTAGTCTAATAATACGAGACTTTTTAAAAAATAATATTGAAAAAGTAAATACGGATACGACGATTTATATCTTTGGATTTGATGAAGATCTGAATACCCATGCTTATGCTCTTAGGAGTACAGATAGATTCGATATGCAAGAGATAGCAAGTTATTCAAATCCTAATTGGATATTAAAGCCTAAGTGTGAAGAAGCGATAGACTATTTGCTAAATGGAGATTCAAATAATAAAATTCATATATTTAAAGAATTAATGAAAATTGAAAAGAATATTGACGATAAAAAGATTGAAAATAAAGTTGGAATAGGTGGCCAAAATATTTTAATTGATTTAGTAGTTAAAGATGGAAAAATATTATCCATTACTAACATAATTGATGAATTTGAAGATTATGATAAGCAATATAAGTTTTGTCTAGACAATTTATAA
- a CDS encoding PBSX family phage terminase large subunit gives MVRINLNFPHPSKVFNQQIYDNLFDYSKFTEVWYGGASSGKSHGVVQKVVLKSLKHWRVPRKVLWLRKVDRTIKNSIFTDVTECLSSWDILQYCHVNRSDKTIVLPNGAIFLFQGMDDPEKIKSIKGLSDVVMEEASEFNHNDYTQLTLRLREPKHKQRQIFCMFNPVSKLNWTYTTWFDPAADYDKNRVAIHQSTYKDNKFLDADNIKTIEDLKRTNPAYYKIYTLGEFATLDKLVFPSFETRRLNPRDPELINLHDYFGLDYGFVNDPSAFMHIKLDLKRRKLYVMDEFVKRGLLNNQLAKVIKDMGFAKEVITADSAEKKSIAEMRRDGIYRIRPALKGPDSIVQGIQFLQQFDWIVDDRCVKTIEELQNYTYVKDKKTDEYTNKPIDAYNHCIDATRYAVEEENGHGSTKATLLKSFM, from the coding sequence ATGGTTAGGATTAATTTGAATTTCCCGCATCCCTCAAAAGTGTTTAATCAGCAAATATATGACAATTTATTTGATTACTCTAAATTTACAGAAGTTTGGTATGGTGGAGCTTCTAGTGGTAAAAGCCATGGTGTTGTACAGAAAGTTGTACTGAAGTCTCTGAAGCACTGGCGTGTACCAAGAAAGGTATTATGGCTTCGTAAAGTTGACAGAACAATTAAGAATTCAATTTTTACTGATGTTACCGAGTGTTTAAGTAGCTGGGATATACTCCAGTACTGTCACGTAAATAGATCTGATAAGACAATCGTCCTTCCAAATGGGGCGATTTTTTTATTTCAAGGTATGGATGATCCAGAAAAGATTAAATCTATTAAGGGACTGTCAGATGTGGTTATGGAAGAAGCAAGTGAGTTTAATCATAATGACTACACGCAACTAACTCTTAGACTTCGTGAGCCTAAGCATAAGCAACGACAAATATTTTGTATGTTTAATCCAGTTAGCAAGCTTAATTGGACTTATACAACCTGGTTTGATCCAGCAGCTGATTATGATAAAAACCGTGTGGCAATTCATCAATCGACTTATAAGGATAATAAATTCTTAGATGCTGACAACATCAAGACAATTGAGGACTTAAAGAGAACCAATCCTGCTTATTATAAGATCTACACACTGGGTGAATTTGCAACATTGGATAAGTTGGTCTTCCCAAGCTTTGAAACAAGACGTTTAAATCCAAGAGATCCAGAATTGATTAATCTACATGATTACTTTGGATTGGACTATGGGTTTGTTAACGACCCTAGTGCATTTATGCACATCAAATTAGATTTAAAGCGACGTAAGCTTTATGTAATGGATGAATTTGTGAAGAGAGGGTTGCTTAATAACCAACTTGCTAAAGTTATTAAGGACATGGGTTTCGCAAAAGAAGTAATAACTGCAGATAGCGCAGAAAAGAAGTCGATTGCTGAAATGCGTAGAGATGGAATATATCGAATTCGGCCAGCTTTGAAAGGACCTGATTCAATTGTTCAAGGTATTCAGTTCTTGCAGCAATTTGATTGGATAGTCGATGATCGTTGCGTTAAGACGATTGAAGAGTTGCAGAATTATACGTATGTAAAAGATAAGAAAACAGATGAATACACTAATAAGCCTATTGACGCTTATAACCACTGTATTGATGCAACTCGTTATGCTGTTGAAGAAGAAAATGGTCATGGAAGTACTAAAGCTACGTTACTTAAATCATTCATGTAG
- a CDS encoding ORF6N domain-containing protein produces the protein MEALKVIGQEKIGKFKFTGIEGGFGEGKKAMLVRDIALIHGKQLRQINEAITNNIKRFKEGIDIIDLLNRSDRFRNFAKENGLIGSNRTQHVYLLSERGYAKLLKIMDDDKAWDIYDELVDNYFNMRIAIKKNQPALVSQERLKIMKDNSATRKANMLYKIAMATESNSSKQALLAKAAETITGEMTIPVMKIKYYSAGEVGKKLGISAQKVGRMANKLGLKANQPGQNKYGRWANSKSQYSDKEVPQWLYTDAGMKAVKKEVEK, from the coding sequence ATGGAAGCTTTAAAAGTTATTGGTCAAGAAAAGATCGGAAAATTCAAATTCACTGGAATTGAAGGTGGATTCGGTGAAGGCAAGAAAGCAATGCTTGTTAGAGATATTGCACTAATTCATGGAAAACAATTGCGTCAAATTAACGAAGCAATCACTAACAATATTAAACGGTTTAAAGAGGGAATCGATATTATTGATCTTCTAAATCGATCTGATCGATTTAGAAATTTTGCAAAAGAAAATGGATTAATTGGTAGTAACAGAACACAGCATGTTTACCTATTATCTGAACGTGGGTATGCCAAACTATTGAAAATTATGGATGATGATAAGGCCTGGGATATTTACGACGAACTAGTAGATAACTACTTCAACATGAGAATAGCCATTAAGAAAAATCAGCCAGCTCTTGTTAGTCAGGAACGCCTGAAAATCATGAAAGATAATTCAGCTACTCGTAAAGCTAATATGCTCTATAAAATTGCAATGGCAACTGAATCGAACAGTTCAAAACAAGCCTTACTAGCGAAAGCAGCAGAAACGATTACGGGAGAAATGACTATTCCTGTTATGAAAATTAAATATTACAGTGCAGGAGAAGTTGGAAAGAAGTTAGGAATTAGTGCCCAAAAGGTAGGGCGAATGGCTAATAAATTAGGTCTAAAAGCTAATCAGCCAGGGCAAAACAAATACGGTCGCTGGGCTAATAGTAAGTCTCAATATTCTGATAAAGAAGTTCCACAATGGCTTTATACCGATGCGGGGATGAAAGCAGTTAAGAAAGAAGTGGAGAAATAA
- a CDS encoding ImmA/IrrE family metallo-endopeptidase, with amino-acid sequence MEKIPDYALAQQKATDLLKAVNYSKLPIDPLEIATLISNMTIKTFGDISKETNYSIQEISDSLDTTDGDLIFKPAQNKYVLLYNENVFSQNRIRFTQAHELGHYFLNHVENSDNCLSAHRNLNDEEYDVMEKEANYFAKRLLAPIPLIVATIEKISDNILYPYEIATEFGLSDQTTEYVIDNMKNLRKWPQDRELENQFKTSLVKNINSINLTRNNQIDKEIIL; translated from the coding sequence ATGGAAAAAATACCGGATTATGCACTTGCTCAACAAAAAGCAACTGATTTATTAAAAGCAGTTAATTATTCAAAATTACCTATAGATCCCTTAGAAATTGCCACTTTAATTTCTAACATGACCATAAAAACTTTTGGTGATATTTCTAAAGAGACTAACTATTCAATCCAAGAAATTAGTGATTCATTGGATACCACAGATGGTGATCTCATTTTTAAACCTGCTCAAAACAAATATGTGTTACTTTATAACGAAAATGTTTTTAGTCAAAATAGGATTAGATTTACACAAGCACATGAATTAGGACATTATTTTTTAAATCACGTTGAAAATAGTGATAATTGTTTATCTGCTCATAGAAACTTAAATGATGAAGAATACGATGTAATGGAAAAAGAAGCTAATTATTTTGCTAAACGTTTATTAGCTCCAATTCCATTAATAGTGGCCACGATAGAAAAAATTAGTGACAATATTTTATATCCATATGAAATAGCTACTGAATTTGGCTTAAGTGATCAAACAACAGAATATGTGATTGACAACATGAAAAATTTAAGAAAATGGCCACAAGATAGAGAGTTAGAAAATCAATTTAAAACTTCTCTAGTGAAAAATATTAATTCAATCAATCTTACTAGAAACAATCAAATTGATAAAGAAATTATCCTCTAA
- a CDS encoding helix-turn-helix domain-containing protein, translated as MNLINSAALRSMIREEIPDVSDNFLSKKDAKSLIKKYASQGYFNVGDAANYCGVSRSTFDKWRKDGIITPRIVCGVVRYARADLDRMMSNDEMV; from the coding sequence ATGAATTTAATTAATTCAGCAGCTCTCCGTTCAATGATTCGTGAGGAAATACCTGATGTTAGTGATAATTTTCTTTCAAAAAAGGATGCTAAATCTTTAATTAAAAAATATGCATCACAAGGGTATTTCAATGTAGGGGATGCTGCTAACTATTGCGGAGTTAGCCGAAGTACATTTGATAAATGGCGGAAAGACGGAATAATTACACCCCGCATTGTTTGCGGAGTAGTTAGATATGCAAGAGCAGATTTAGATAGGATGATGAGCAACGATGAGATGGTTTAA
- a CDS encoding terminase small subunit has translation MKELTPKQKKFCQEYLKDFNASRAYKAVYKVKSDNQARANGSRLIANDNVSEYLSEIMHKTKVNDILDINEVLDNLSHIAAGKPSQKIFKRVSYKGKKPKVEYDNVTTVTPEDQDQLKALELLGKYYKIFTDKVETQTDITVNIDPGDYDG, from the coding sequence TTGAAAGAACTAACTCCAAAACAGAAGAAATTTTGTCAGGAATATTTGAAAGATTTCAATGCTTCTAGAGCGTATAAGGCTGTTTATAAAGTCAAAAGTGATAATCAAGCAAGAGCCAATGGGTCAAGATTGATAGCAAATGATAACGTATCTGAATATCTTAGCGAAATAATGCATAAAACTAAGGTTAACGATATTCTTGATATCAATGAGGTTCTAGATAATTTGAGCCATATTGCAGCAGGAAAGCCTAGTCAAAAGATATTTAAGCGTGTGTCCTATAAGGGAAAGAAGCCAAAGGTTGAGTATGACAATGTAACTACAGTAACTCCTGAAGATCAAGATCAGTTAAAAGCTTTGGAATTACTAGGAAAGTACTATAAGATCTTTACCGATAAAGTTGAAACTCAAACTGATATCACAGTAAATATTGATCCAGGTGATTATGATGGTTAG
- a CDS encoding helix-turn-helix domain-containing protein, whose amino-acid sequence MSDKLVRTIEQLGQLQGKSLKEIGEESGVGANAIYRWNRVEPKISTLKKVADYLGIDYKVLLP is encoded by the coding sequence ATGTCAGATAAACTTGTTAGAACGATTGAACAACTTGGACAGCTCCAGGGAAAATCGCTAAAAGAAATTGGTGAAGAATCGGGAGTTGGCGCTAATGCAATCTATCGTTGGAATAGAGTTGAGCCTAAAATTTCAACTTTGAAGAAAGTAGCAGATTATTTAGGTATCGACTATAAAGTATTACTTCCGTAA
- a CDS encoding helix-turn-helix domain-containing protein: MTSVRRKKSKKSIYQIEHDLQLSNRIISKWNKSIPRADVLQDVADYLGVTPQYLFKLARKEK; encoded by the coding sequence ATTACTTCCGTAAGAAGAAAGAAGTCTAAAAAATCAATTTATCAAATTGAACATGACTTGCAACTTTCAAATAGAATTATTAGCAAGTGGAATAAAAGTATCCCACGCGCTGATGTCTTGCAAGATGTGGCTGATTATTTAGGAGTTACGCCACAATATTTATTCAAGTTAGCTAGAAAGGAAAAGTAA
- a CDS encoding helix-turn-helix domain-containing protein, translated as MSIYQNIQEIAQDRGMSLKEVAKKAGIGENSIYRWQNHKPSMSSLNKVAIALNVDVEDLTTVEDSETPEYRAIQRKAKKMTNQDQKKLLNIMKAAFGDK; from the coding sequence ATGAGTATTTATCAAAATATACAAGAAATAGCACAAGATCGTGGCATGTCGCTGAAAGAAGTCGCTAAAAAAGCTGGGATTGGTGAAAATTCAATATACAGATGGCAAAATCATAAACCCTCTATGTCTTCTTTAAATAAAGTAGCTATTGCATTAAATGTGGATGTAGAAGATTTGACAACTGTTGAAGACTCCGAGACGCCAGAATACCGTGCAATACAAAGAAAAGCGAAAAAGATGACCAATCAAGATCAAAAAAAACTTTTAAATATTATGAAGGCAGCTTTTGGAGATAAATAA
- a CDS encoding ERF family protein — protein MELLNEPKNPIASPQSVGLMNIQTIVGMDAKQSLDAKLSLLKSFVQVKQALEQPSKSKDGYGYKYADLNAVLTAIQKAIGGLDLAYIQQPVNEIAKTGVENYIFNSKGAVIDFGSYLLDITKPQAQQYGSALTYCRRYSISSIFGIASEEDTDAKELPQYMSPTEIEKLTLSYKGKQVALSKLFSLGLAGDLAAKGKLLDRDNNNVTKLAVNSMTDMWDFASEISAMKSEANDKVKAKKDKEKKEKQAAVNKVQQSQKDPFADKKVETAVPKEGKLF, from the coding sequence ATGGAGTTACTTAATGAACCTAAAAATCCAATTGCTTCTCCTCAGTCAGTTGGATTAATGAATATTCAAACAATTGTAGGGATGGATGCTAAGCAATCCTTGGATGCAAAGCTATCACTTCTTAAAAGTTTTGTTCAAGTCAAGCAAGCACTTGAACAACCTTCAAAAAGTAAAGATGGATATGGATATAAATATGCTGACTTGAATGCAGTCTTAACTGCGATTCAAAAAGCCATTGGAGGATTAGATTTAGCATACATTCAACAACCAGTTAATGAAATTGCAAAGACTGGTGTAGAAAATTATATTTTTAATAGCAAGGGAGCAGTTATCGACTTTGGTAGTTATTTATTAGATATAACGAAACCACAAGCTCAACAATATGGATCAGCATTAACCTATTGTAGAAGGTACTCAATTAGCAGCATTTTTGGAATAGCCTCTGAAGAGGACACGGATGCTAAAGAATTGCCGCAATATATGAGTCCAACAGAGATTGAAAAATTAACTCTTTCTTACAAAGGAAAGCAAGTTGCTTTATCTAAACTATTCTCTCTAGGACTAGCAGGTGATCTAGCAGCAAAAGGTAAATTACTAGATCGAGACAATAACAACGTAACTAAATTAGCCGTTAATAGTATGACAGATATGTGGGATTTCGCCAGCGAGATATCAGCGATGAAGAGTGAAGCCAATGATAAGGTTAAAGCTAAAAAAGATAAGGAGAAAAAGGAAAAACAAGCTGCAGTCAATAAAGTTCAGCAATCTCAAAAAGATCCTTTCGCTGATAAGAAGGTAGAGACTGCTGTTCCAAAAGAAGGAAAGTTATTTTAG
- a CDS encoding helix-turn-helix domain-containing protein — protein sequence MQNRLREVRNKTNLTLSSYSRMIGIPNNTLSQYETGKREPKLKTWEKLAKFWKVSVPYLQGYVDEYIDIHDLNEYEQDAYERITDMLNEDYPDGSISQSKIGKLLIDASFDEE from the coding sequence ATGCAAAACAGATTAAGAGAAGTTAGAAATAAGACTAATTTAACTCTAAGCTCATATAGCCGAATGATTGGAATACCAAATAATACTTTAAGCCAATATGAAACTGGAAAAAGAGAGCCTAAATTAAAAACTTGGGAAAAGTTAGCTAAATTTTGGAAAGTTTCTGTCCCGTACTTGCAAGGATATGTTGACGAGTATATCGACATTCACGACTTAAACGAATATGAGCAAGACGCATATGAACGCATTACTGACATGCTGAATGAGGATTATCCAGATGGCAGTATATCTCAATCCAAGATTGGCAAACTGCTAATTGATGCAAGTTTTGATGAGGAGTAA